A genomic stretch from Gemmatimonadota bacterium includes:
- a CDS encoding 2'-5' RNA ligase family protein: MGYAIELFYDEASDRTVREIWDGLGTALGQPSLSELGARPHVSLAVYGDGYDTNGFPERLLEFARSIDPFDFTLSSLGTFPGQEGVVFLAPVVTRRLLAVHARFHEVFSKHDHVGMGYYLPGNWVPHCTVAIDLSEAEVTAAVAYGREVFQPILGRFQEIGLVEFRPVKERFTCALG, from the coding sequence ATGGGTTACGCGATCGAACTGTTTTACGATGAGGCGAGCGACCGGACCGTTCGCGAAATCTGGGACGGTCTGGGCACCGCACTGGGGCAACCTTCGTTGTCGGAACTCGGTGCCCGTCCTCACGTTTCACTCGCGGTCTATGGCGACGGCTACGATACGAACGGTTTCCCGGAGCGACTGCTCGAATTCGCGCGATCCATCGATCCGTTTGACTTCACTTTGAGCAGCCTGGGGACTTTCCCCGGACAGGAAGGGGTGGTGTTCCTGGCGCCCGTGGTTACCCGCCGGCTATTGGCAGTCCACGCGCGATTTCACGAGGTGTTTTCGAAGCACGATCACGTGGGCATGGGCTACTACCTGCCCGGCAACTGGGTGCCGCACTGTACGGTCGCCATCGACCTGTCGGAGGCCGAAGTAACCGCGGCCGTCGCGTACGGTCGTGAGGTCTTCCAACCGATTTTGGGACGGTTCCAGGAGATCGGCCTGGTTGAATTCCGCCCCGTGAAGGAACGGTTTACCTGTGCACTCGGTTAG
- a CDS encoding pyrroloquinoline quinone-dependent dehydrogenase, whose product MTGLMLTVLCLGALSSCAGDALQTSDAFQVEWRAYAGDHASTKYAPMAVIDRQNVMDLEVAWRWDSIDNAILEADSTLRVFVNEATPLKVGGVLYTSTALSQVAAIDAATGETIWSFDPGTWQEGTPANVGFVHRGVAYWEEGEDRRILYATGDAWLIALDAGTGEPIPGFGDNGRVDLTKGLRRPVDRSLYAVSSPPAIVRGVVVVGATVLDSFAVDRMPDAAMPPGDVRGFDVRTGEQKWVFQTIPQEAEYGNDTWLDESWMTAGSTNVWTWMSADEELGYVYLPVSTPTNDFYGGHRPGDNLFAESLVCVDAETGERVWHFQTVHHGIWDYDLPAAPILVDITVDGREIEAAVQVTKQGFTFVFDRVTGEPVWPIEERETPPSTVPGETASPTQPFPMRPVAFERQGLTEDDLIDFTPELRQAALDAIAEYDHGPIFTPPTTRGVIAVPGLVGGASWSGAAVNPETGMLYVPSYSLPAIMTVNASEEEDAPYAYTGRFAYGPTVMDGLPVIKPPYGRITAIDLSTGEHVWMSPVGSGPRNHPALEGLDLPALGWDRRTFPLLTQTLLFAAQMGIVLDREVSDRGNAMTYDSESNEAFLRAFDPDTGDLIAEIPLPGNATGNPMTYMVGAKQYIAVPIGGASERAELVVLGLP is encoded by the coding sequence ATGACGGGATTGATGCTCACGGTCCTTTGCCTCGGCGCGTTGTCGTCCTGCGCGGGCGACGCCCTCCAGACCAGTGACGCCTTCCAGGTGGAGTGGCGCGCGTACGCCGGAGACCACGCGAGCACCAAGTACGCGCCCATGGCCGTGATCGACCGGCAAAACGTGATGGACCTCGAGGTCGCGTGGCGCTGGGATTCCATCGATAACGCCATCCTGGAGGCGGATTCGACCCTCCGGGTTTTCGTAAACGAGGCAACGCCGCTGAAGGTCGGCGGCGTGTTGTACACGAGTACGGCCCTGAGCCAGGTGGCGGCCATCGACGCGGCCACGGGGGAGACGATATGGTCGTTCGATCCAGGGACGTGGCAGGAGGGTACGCCCGCGAACGTGGGTTTCGTCCACCGCGGCGTGGCCTACTGGGAAGAGGGCGAAGACCGGCGCATCCTCTATGCCACGGGTGACGCCTGGCTCATCGCGCTGGACGCGGGAACGGGCGAACCGATCCCGGGCTTCGGCGACAACGGCCGCGTGGACCTGACGAAGGGCCTGCGCCGTCCGGTCGACCGGAGTCTCTACGCCGTTTCGAGTCCGCCGGCGATCGTCCGCGGGGTGGTCGTGGTGGGGGCGACGGTGCTGGATTCATTCGCCGTCGACCGGATGCCCGACGCGGCCATGCCGCCGGGCGACGTGCGCGGTTTCGACGTGCGGACGGGCGAACAGAAGTGGGTGTTCCAGACCATACCGCAGGAGGCTGAGTACGGCAACGATACCTGGCTGGACGAGTCCTGGATGACCGCGGGCAGCACGAACGTGTGGACGTGGATGAGCGCGGACGAGGAACTCGGCTACGTCTATCTGCCGGTCAGCACGCCCACCAACGACTTCTACGGCGGCCACCGGCCGGGCGACAACCTCTTCGCCGAGAGCCTGGTCTGCGTCGATGCCGAAACCGGCGAACGGGTCTGGCACTTCCAGACGGTGCATCACGGCATTTGGGACTACGATCTGCCCGCCGCGCCGATCCTGGTGGACATCACGGTGGACGGCCGAGAGATAGAAGCGGCGGTCCAGGTCACCAAACAGGGCTTCACCTTCGTCTTCGACCGGGTAACGGGCGAACCGGTCTGGCCGATCGAGGAACGGGAGACGCCGCCGTCCACTGTACCCGGAGAGACGGCCTCGCCTACGCAACCCTTCCCGATGAGACCGGTGGCCTTCGAGCGCCAGGGGCTGACGGAAGACGATCTCATCGATTTCACGCCCGAACTGCGCCAGGCGGCCTTGGACGCGATCGCGGAATACGACCATGGTCCGATTTTCACGCCGCCGACCACAAGAGGCGTGATCGCGGTGCCCGGACTGGTGGGCGGCGCGAGCTGGTCGGGGGCGGCGGTGAACCCGGAGACGGGGATGCTGTACGTGCCGTCCTACAGCCTGCCGGCCATCATGACCGTAAACGCGTCGGAGGAGGAGGACGCGCCGTATGCGTACACCGGCCGGTTCGCCTACGGACCCACCGTCATGGACGGCCTGCCGGTGATCAAGCCGCCCTACGGCCGCATCACCGCCATCGACCTGAGCACGGGCGAGCACGTGTGGATGAGTCCGGTGGGCAGCGGACCCCGAAACCACCCGGCCCTGGAAGGCCTGGACCTGCCGGCCCTGGGGTGGGACCGCCGCACCTTTCCGCTGCTGACGCAGACCTTGCTGTTCGCCGCCCAGATGGGGATCGTGCTGGACCGGGAGGTGTCGGACCGCGGCAACGCCATGACCTACGATTCCGAGAGCAACGAGGCATTCCTGCGGGCCTTCGATCCGGATACGGGCGATCTGATCGCGGAAATCCCGCTACCCGGCAACGCGACGGGCAATCCCATGACCTACATGGTGGGTGCCAAGCAGTACATCGCCGTACCGATCGGCGGGGCGTCCGAAAGGGCGGAACTGGTGGTGTTGGGCCTGCCGTAA
- a CDS encoding ornithine carbamoyltransferase, with the protein MSTDIKHLIDWKYWEDGEIVEIVDLARRVKHYRWEYQGRMQGNTLVMIFQKTSTRTRVSFEAGMTEMGGHAINLDWMATNFTLSKVRFETQYLGRNAAIIMARLKDNRDLLEMEKASTVPVINGCCNLYHPCQALADVLTIAEDRPEGVEGARLTYIGVYNNVVNSLVSIAAPLGVHLTLVCPIREPESVDEESRKKLLDRGLLTETLDAGAAVADADYVYTDTWLDMELFNDPAYAAEKEKRSGIMMPYQIDRALLAGSCAKIMHDMPIHPGYEIAEDMIEHEQSIIYDQAENRLDAQKAIMLRLLNRL; encoded by the coding sequence ATGTCCACAGACATCAAGCACCTGATCGACTGGAAGTACTGGGAAGACGGCGAGATCGTGGAGATCGTCGACCTGGCCAGGCGCGTGAAGCACTACCGCTGGGAATACCAGGGCCGCATGCAGGGCAACACGCTGGTCATGATCTTCCAGAAGACGTCCACGCGCACCCGGGTGTCCTTCGAGGCGGGCATGACTGAAATGGGTGGGCACGCCATCAACCTGGACTGGATGGCGACCAACTTCACCCTGAGCAAGGTGCGCTTCGAGACGCAGTACCTGGGCCGCAACGCCGCGATCATCATGGCGCGGCTGAAGGACAACCGGGACCTGCTGGAGATGGAAAAGGCCTCCACGGTGCCGGTCATCAACGGGTGCTGCAACCTGTACCATCCCTGCCAGGCGCTGGCGGACGTGCTGACCATCGCGGAAGACCGTCCGGAGGGCGTGGAAGGCGCGCGGCTGACCTACATCGGCGTGTACAACAACGTGGTCAACTCGCTGGTTTCCATCGCCGCGCCGCTGGGCGTGCACCTGACGCTGGTCTGTCCGATCCGGGAGCCGGAAAGTGTGGACGAGGAAAGCCGGAAGAAGCTGCTGGACAGGGGGCTGCTCACCGAGACGCTGGACGCCGGGGCGGCGGTCGCGGATGCCGATTACGTCTACACGGATACCTGGCTCGACATGGAACTCTTCAACGATCCCGCCTACGCGGCCGAGAAGGAGAAGCGGAGCGGGATCATGATGCCCTACCAGATCGACCGCGCCCTGCTCGCCGGCAGCTGTGCGAAGATCATGCACGACATGCCCATCCATCCCGGCTACGAGATCGCCGAGGACATGATCGAGCACGAGCAGTCGATCATCTACGACCAGGCCGAGAACCGCCTGGACGCCCAGAAGGCCATCATGCTGCGGCTGCTGAACCGGTTGTAG
- a CDS encoding insulinase family protein — MMTEPKDHGPTRTSYALNTGVEPMRSTRLKVATLGLMLAGLVFSAMPVAAQKDYTELQFPPLNDIATPTPTRVVLDNGIILYLVEDRRLPMINLSARFGVGSVNEPAERIGLAGITGAVIRTGGSTSMSGDEIDETLEGIGATVETQIGLVSGSAFMSALKDNVDTVLPILADILMHPAFPEDKIELEKVTARSTISRRNDDPTDMAFREYRKLIYGAESVYARHAEYATIDAITRDDLVAFHRDWMHPDNTMFGVWGDFDTDEMVKKISDVFGGWEKAGFVRPDLPDVDYTYDSSVNLVRKDDINQSTVVLGHIGGVRDNPDYFALRVMNDILSGGFSGRLFRIVRSEQGLAYAVFGIYSANYNFPGIFYVACMTSSETTAQAIRSLRHEVGRMTTDEITEEELNLAKESFLNSFVFNFDSRREIIDRQMTYEYYGYPQDFLEKTKTGIEKVTVEDVKRVAREYLQPDKMRLIVVGNDQDFDEEMSAFGEVNEIDVTIALPVVEAPEATEDDVAMGRELLMRSAEALGGIEALTAIQSLRVTAEVTVIQPMGEMVIGVESLVAFPDKSKTTMQTPMGDIDMTLIDDQAWVVDPMGNTQPLPDQQRDSMREELWRNLVFLYNRMDAEGLTVQHTGREEIEGRATEVLLITPPGLNPFKLYLDAETMLPYKKAGQSMSQQGPVEAESTMSDYREVEGIKLPFKESMKQNGNPSGESVTQTIEINPEIPADAFAAPE, encoded by the coding sequence ATGATGACGGAACCGAAGGATCACGGACCGACGCGAACATCCTATGCCCTGAACACAGGAGTCGAACCCATGCGCAGTACCCGTCTGAAAGTCGCTACACTTGGCCTGATGCTGGCAGGGCTGGTCTTTTCGGCCATGCCGGTCGCGGCACAGAAGGACTACACAGAGCTGCAATTCCCGCCGCTCAACGATATCGCCACCCCGACGCCCACCAGGGTGGTCCTGGATAACGGGATTATCCTGTACCTGGTGGAAGACCGCCGGCTGCCGATGATCAACCTGAGCGCCCGCTTCGGCGTGGGCTCCGTCAACGAACCGGCGGAAAGGATCGGCCTGGCCGGGATCACCGGCGCGGTCATACGCACGGGTGGGTCCACGAGCATGTCGGGCGACGAGATCGACGAGACCCTGGAGGGAATTGGCGCGACTGTAGAGACGCAGATCGGCCTGGTTTCCGGGTCCGCTTTCATGTCCGCTCTCAAGGACAACGTGGATACCGTGCTGCCCATTCTAGCGGACATTCTCATGCATCCCGCCTTCCCCGAAGACAAGATCGAACTGGAAAAAGTCACCGCGCGATCCACGATCTCCCGTCGGAACGACGACCCGACCGACATGGCCTTCCGGGAATACCGCAAGCTGATCTACGGCGCGGAGAGCGTGTACGCGCGCCACGCCGAATACGCCACGATCGACGCCATTACCCGGGACGACCTCGTGGCCTTTCATCGGGACTGGATGCATCCGGACAACACCATGTTCGGCGTGTGGGGGGATTTCGACACGGACGAGATGGTAAAGAAGATCTCCGATGTATTCGGGGGATGGGAGAAGGCCGGGTTCGTGCGGCCCGATCTGCCCGATGTCGACTATACCTACGACAGTTCGGTGAACCTGGTCCGGAAGGACGATATCAACCAGAGCACGGTCGTCCTCGGCCACATCGGCGGCGTCAGGGACAATCCCGACTACTTCGCCCTGCGGGTCATGAACGATATCCTCAGCGGCGGGTTTTCCGGCCGGCTCTTTCGCATTGTCCGGTCGGAGCAGGGCCTGGCCTACGCCGTCTTCGGCATCTACAGCGCAAACTACAATTTCCCCGGGATTTTCTACGTGGCCTGCATGACCAGTTCGGAAACCACGGCGCAGGCGATCCGGTCTCTCCGGCACGAAGTGGGACGGATGACGACCGATGAAATCACGGAAGAGGAACTGAACCTGGCCAAGGAAAGTTTCCTGAATTCCTTCGTCTTCAATTTCGACAGTCGCCGTGAGATCATCGACCGGCAGATGACCTACGAGTACTATGGTTATCCCCAGGATTTCCTCGAGAAGACCAAGACCGGGATCGAAAAGGTGACCGTGGAAGACGTCAAGCGCGTGGCCCGCGAATACCTGCAACCGGACAAGATGCGCCTCATCGTGGTCGGGAACGACCAGGACTTCGACGAGGAGATGTCGGCGTTCGGCGAGGTCAACGAGATCGACGTGACCATCGCGCTTCCTGTCGTGGAAGCCCCGGAAGCCACCGAGGACGACGTGGCCATGGGCAGGGAACTGCTGATGCGTTCAGCTGAGGCTCTGGGGGGTATCGAGGCCTTGACCGCGATTCAATCGTTACGGGTAACCGCAGAGGTCACGGTGATCCAGCCCATGGGCGAGATGGTCATCGGCGTGGAAAGCCTGGTCGCGTTTCCGGATAAGTCGAAGACGACGATGCAGACGCCGATGGGTGATATCGATATGACATTGATCGACGACCAGGCCTGGGTGGTTGACCCCATGGGCAATACACAGCCCCTTCCGGACCAGCAGCGGGATTCGATGCGAGAGGAACTCTGGCGGAACCTGGTCTTTTTGTACAACCGGATGGACGCGGAGGGGTTGACGGTGCAACATACCGGGCGGGAAGAGATCGAAGGAAGGGCGACGGAAGTGCTTCTGATCACGCCTCCGGGTTTGAACCCCTTCAAGCTGTACCTGGACGCGGAGACCATGTTGCCGTACAAGAAGGCCGGCCAGTCCATGTCCCAGCAGGGTCCCGTGGAAGCCGAATCGACCATGAGCGATTACCGCGAAGTCGAGGGGATCAAACTGCCCTTCAAGGAGTCGATGAAACAAAACGGGAATCCCAGCGGAGAGTCGGTGACCCAGACCATCGAAATCAATCCGGAGATTCCGGCCGACGCCTTTGCGGCGCCTGAATAA
- a CDS encoding mandelate racemase/muconate lactonizing enzyme family protein, with translation MKITAIKTYAGTFGNRSRGLVKVETDEGLYGWGEAYSVGPDKSVEPIADYIFEMIKGEDPRRIEYIMLKLFQQFRFPPGGTGLAVMSAVDHALWDISGKAAGLPVYMLLGGTVRDRVRVYHGVGGNANQVAERAHELHEAWGFTAFKTSPYQVDIEAERWGRVCSAAARFFEDVRAATPDGWEIAFDPHARIFEPIRALQLANALAPYDPYFYEEPLRPEHLPAWSRLRSQIQVPLATGESLYTRFEFLELMAAQGADIIQPDVCVCGGLLEMRKIAAIAEAHYVTIAPHNPMGPLATAVNVHFAAATPNFKILEYVLPVGTEWEQCIIDPYLPEDGYLPLRDAPGLGIDVDEEVVKDNEVVHWQRTCYVRPDGSTGYI, from the coding sequence ATGAAAATAACCGCCATCAAAACGTATGCCGGCACCTTCGGGAACCGCTCCCGGGGCCTGGTGAAGGTGGAGACGGACGAAGGGCTGTACGGCTGGGGCGAGGCCTACTCGGTGGGGCCGGACAAGTCCGTTGAACCGATCGCCGATTACATCTTCGAGATGATCAAGGGAGAAGACCCCCGCCGCATCGAATACATCATGCTGAAGCTGTTCCAGCAGTTCCGTTTTCCGCCGGGCGGGACGGGCCTGGCCGTCATGTCCGCCGTGGATCATGCCCTGTGGGATATCAGCGGCAAGGCGGCCGGGCTTCCCGTGTACATGCTCCTGGGCGGGACCGTCCGGGACCGGGTGCGGGTGTACCACGGCGTCGGCGGCAATGCGAATCAGGTCGCCGAACGGGCGCACGAACTGCACGAAGCATGGGGGTTCACGGCGTTCAAGACCAGCCCGTATCAGGTCGATATCGAAGCTGAACGCTGGGGCAGGGTCTGCAGCGCCGCCGCGCGGTTCTTCGAGGATGTACGCGCCGCCACGCCCGACGGATGGGAGATCGCCTTCGATCCCCATGCCCGGATTTTCGAACCGATCAGGGCGCTGCAACTCGCCAACGCGCTGGCGCCTTACGACCCCTATTTCTACGAAGAGCCGCTTCGACCAGAGCACCTGCCCGCCTGGTCCCGGCTGCGGTCGCAGATTCAGGTCCCGCTGGCCACGGGCGAGTCGTTGTACACGCGCTTCGAGTTCCTCGAGCTCATGGCCGCGCAGGGCGCCGACATCATCCAGCCGGACGTCTGCGTGTGCGGCGGCCTGCTGGAGATGCGCAAGATCGCAGCCATCGCCGAGGCGCACTACGTCACCATCGCTCCGCACAATCCCATGGGACCCCTGGCCACCGCCGTGAACGTGCACTTCGCGGCGGCCACCCCGAATTTCAAGATCCTCGAGTACGTCCTGCCCGTGGGCACGGAATGGGAGCAGTGCATTATCGACCCCTATCTGCCCGAAGACGGGTACCTGCCGCTTCGCGATGCGCCCGGTCTCGGTATCGACGTGGATGAAGAAGTGGTGAAGGACAACGAGGTGGTGCACTGGCAGCGCACGTGTTACGTCCGTCCGGACGGGTCTACGGGGTATATCTGA